A region of the Bacillus sp. NP247 genome:
CCTCGCAACATTCCAAAATGGCAAGGTCTACCATGCTGATTTAAATGCAGCTTACAATATAGGTGCACGTTATTTCTTACGTGAGCATCTTAAAGCTTTTTTTGAAAAGAAAAAGTTGAAACTCGAGGCAAAAGTACCTCAAGTTTTAGCCAGAACACAGCAATCCTTATATACATTCATTAGTTTTCTTCAGGCGGTCGCACTAGTGGTGTGAAAATGCTTGAGTTAACCGTATTTATGATGAAGGATGCTCCATCAAAATCTATGATTTAGGTGGAGAGGTTCACGTGGCGTTGCTTATATTTCCTCTAAGCTATTAACTGGAACTGTTAATTCGCGTCTTGGATTTGTTACTTCATATATGCGGGCGGTTTCGTTGTTTTCGTCAACGTGTTGAATCATAACAGGCATGCCTTGAAAACTGACATTGGCTTCTTCTGATGACTCTGAAAGCTCTTTTGCGCGTTGTATATTCATTTATATTCCTCCCATTATTATTATCTTTGCTAAAAAGGAGGAATAATATACCATTTCGAGACATTCTTAAAGTTTTTGTATTATTTGTAATGTTTCTTTAATAAAAGAAGAAAAGATGGAATCCGGATAAGGTTGTATCTTTTGAGCTGCTTCTGTTGCTTCTTCAAGAGCTCTTTGCTTATCGTTAAGTTTTACATAACAAAGGGCACGATATGCACCTGCCGTTGTAAGCCATGCTTGATCAAGTGGATGCATCATATAATCTGGTATTTTAGCATGTTGAAAAGCTTTCAGAGCTTCCTCGTATTTTTTTAATCCGTACAAAGCTTTTCCGGTTTCGAGGTAATACAATCCATCCTCTTGGAAAATCGGTTCGTCTTTTAGTTTTTCTCGAAATTGTTCTACATGTTCTAATGCAATTGTATATTCTTTAGTAATCGTGTTGTAGTAATACGCTTTTAATATATCTACGATCGCAACGGATAAAGTGTCTTCAGTAAAAATGGCGAATTGCTCAGATTTCTTAATGTAATGTAAATACTGTTCTTTATCAGCCGTCATGACTTTTTGATAAGATAATATGCGATAAAATTCATCTGTTTTATAATACACTTGATGTTTTTTTGAAAATGCTAATGCTTCTAATATGATTTTTTCACATTCCTCATATTTGCCACATGCGAGTAAAATAATGGCTTCTTTTAAGCACAATCTGATATGTATAATAAGATCCATTTCTAAATGGTTCGCTTCATAATCATCTCGAATACGAGCAATAAGTTGCAAACATTCCTCATACTTTTTACGTGAGAATAACGTATAAGAGAATGTTAATTTTGTTTCAGTACTGTCTCTGTATAAAGTATATTTTTCAAAAATAGAAGTTGCTTTTTCAACGAAAGATTCAATGTTGCAATCTTTCATTATAGCTGCTCCAGTAATAAATTGTTTATATAATCGGGCAGTATTTAAAGTGAGAGGGAGTTCCTTTTGAACGATAGGAAGTAAAGTTTCATACACCTTATCACATTTATTAGCTTTTATAAGTTGCTCCATTTTTTGAATAAGTTCTACGATTTCTGTATCATCTTCTTCTAGTAAAAAACTCGTTTCACATCCAAGTTTATTAGCGATATATTGTAATGTTTTCATAGAAGGTGTAGCTTTTCCATTTTCAATTTGACTAAGCATACTTTTTGTCAGTTCCGAACCTGCTAGTTCGGTTTGCGTAAGCTTTTTTTCTTTTCGTAACGCCTTAATTTTTTCGCCGAGAGTTGCCATAACATTGCTCCTTTATAATTGAAAAGTTAAATGTCATTTAACTTTTTGTTGTAAAAATTGGAAAGTTGATTATATAATAAGTTTAACACAATTTAACTTTTAAGGGGAGAGTGTCATAATGGGGAATGTAAGTATAGGTCAAAATGATTGGAAAATGAAGATTGCAACGAGGAATATTATTTTAATGATGATTGGAAAGATGACGTCCTTGCTAGGAGCAGGTATTTATACGTTCGCAATGGGGTTATACGTATTAAAGACAACTGGTTCAGGAATGGGGTTTGCAACTACGCTTATTTGCGGATCACTTCCAAGGATGATCTGTGGCCCGATTGCAGGTGCTGTAGCTGACCGTGTTAATCGAAAATGGCTTGTCATTGGCACTGATTTATTAAGTAGCTTAACGATGCTTATTATGTTTATTCTTACAATAATGCTTGGACCATCACTTCTTTTTATTTATGTATCAGCAGCATTATTATCAATTTGCGCAAGTTTTTATTCTGTTGCGTTTACTTCATCTATTCCTAATTTAGTTGATGAAGGGCGTATTCAAAAAGCGAGTGCTTTGAACCAGACGGCAGCTTCTTTATCAAATATTTTAGCGCCGATTATTGGCGGAGTTGTATTTGGTTTCTTTTCAATTAAGTCGTTCTTTCTGTTAAATAGCATTACATTCTTTTTAGCAGTTATTGTGCAATTATTTATCGTATTTGATTTATATAAAAAAGAAGTGGCTGAGAGTATAGACCATTTCTTGACGAGTATAAAAGAAGGTTTTTCATATATAAAACGACAGCATGAAATATATGGTTTAATGAAAATTGCGCTATGGGTAAACTTTTTTGCGTGTGGGCTAACCGTTGCACTTCCATACATTATCGTCCAAACATTGCATTTATCTTCAAAGCAACTCGGTACTGTAGAGGGAATGCTAGCAGTCGGGATGCTAATTGGTGCGATTGCTTTATCAGTGCGTAAAGAAGTGAATAATCCGTTTCGTTCTATTTATATTGGGCTGTTTTTATTTGCGGGTTTGAGTTTATGTACAGTCTTCCCGTTGTTAGTTACCATTCCGAAAGTAGCAAGTTTTATTTACTATATGGTTTTTATGATGTTAACTGGTATGTCAATGATGATCGTAAATATCCCGATGCAAGTACATATGCAAAAGACGACAGATCCAAGCTATTTAGGGCGTGTATTCGGCCTACTTGAAACTATTGCTACTGCAATCGCGCCGCTCGGTATGATTGTATATGGATTATTATTAGATATGTTGCCAACTAGCATTGTTATGATGACATTAGGTGGAGGATTATTGTTAGTTGTATTAGTTGGAGTAAAGCAGCATATGGCGAAAAAACAAGTGGATGTATCGGCTTAAAAGAAAATTTTAA
Encoded here:
- a CDS encoding H-type small acid-soluble spore protein, which translates into the protein MNIQRAKELSESSEEANVSFQGMPVMIQHVDENNETARIYEVTNPRRELTVPVNSLEEI
- a CDS encoding transcriptional regulator, with the protein product MATLGEKIKALRKEKKLTQTELAGSELTKSMLSQIENGKATPSMKTLQYIANKLGCETSFLLEEDDTEIVELIQKMEQLIKANKCDKVYETLLPIVQKELPLTLNTARLYKQFITGAAIMKDCNIESFVEKATSIFEKYTLYRDSTETKLTFSYTLFSRKKYEECLQLIARIRDDYEANHLEMDLIIHIRLCLKEAIILLACGKYEECEKIILEALAFSKKHQVYYKTDEFYRILSYQKVMTADKEQYLHYIKKSEQFAIFTEDTLSVAIVDILKAYYYNTITKEYTIALEHVEQFREKLKDEPIFQEDGLYYLETGKALYGLKKYEEALKAFQHAKIPDYMMHPLDQAWLTTAGAYRALCYVKLNDKQRALEEATEAAQKIQPYPDSIFSSFIKETLQIIQKL
- a CDS encoding MFS transporter, with the protein product MGNVSIGQNDWKMKIATRNIILMMIGKMTSLLGAGIYTFAMGLYVLKTTGSGMGFATTLICGSLPRMICGPIAGAVADRVNRKWLVIGTDLLSSLTMLIMFILTIMLGPSLLFIYVSAALLSICASFYSVAFTSSIPNLVDEGRIQKASALNQTAASLSNILAPIIGGVVFGFFSIKSFFLLNSITFFLAVIVQLFIVFDLYKKEVAESIDHFLTSIKEGFSYIKRQHEIYGLMKIALWVNFFACGLTVALPYIIVQTLHLSSKQLGTVEGMLAVGMLIGAIALSVRKEVNNPFRSIYIGLFLFAGLSLCTVFPLLVTIPKVASFIYYMVFMMLTGMSMMIVNIPMQVHMQKTTDPSYLGRVFGLLETIATAIAPLGMIVYGLLLDMLPTSIVMMTLGGGLLLVVLVGVKQHMAKKQVDVSA